The following are encoded in a window of Coleofasciculus sp. FACHB-1120 genomic DNA:
- a CDS encoding cupin domain-containing protein: MSLQIFTSRNSIVNHENDSQSKDLLIQFLLQVADIPLHLMTAQQLKTLVEKLDRSDSLLNLVKKNTLFKPDRVGLKNLLGNEFISILVVASLPQQRSIIHRHGQSLEVALVLQGTLTSQFFKMTEDQELKLDREVEVSAGDIVCTERYEYHSIINKSSSKVVSLHFHSPGLIE, translated from the coding sequence GTGAGCCTACAAATTTTCACTTCCCGCAACTCAATTGTCAATCATGAAAATGATTCGCAATCTAAAGATTTATTAATTCAATTTTTATTGCAAGTAGCAGATATTCCACTGCATTTGATGACCGCTCAACAGCTAAAAACTCTCGTAGAAAAGCTAGATCGGAGCGATAGCTTACTCAACCTTGTTAAGAAAAATACCTTGTTCAAACCAGATCGAGTTGGCTTGAAAAATCTTCTAGGTAATGAGTTTATCTCTATTCTAGTTGTTGCTTCCTTACCCCAGCAGCGCTCGATAATTCATCGTCACGGTCAATCCCTAGAAGTCGCGCTCGTCCTCCAAGGAACTCTGACATCGCAATTTTTTAAAATGACCGAAGACCAAGAACTAAAGCTAGACCGCGAAGTTGAGGTATCAGCAGGAGATATCGTTTGTACCGAGCGTTACGAGTACCACTCTATTATCAACAAAAGCAGCTCTAAAGTCGTATCCCTGCATTTTCACAGCCCTGGTTTAATTGAATAA